One segment of Thermincola ferriacetica DNA contains the following:
- a CDS encoding HNH endonuclease signature motif containing protein, with the protein MKKRVDWSLLEYGITIPIECHQNFFIANGEYLPRGHSREIDLVWNGQVIKTRLNNVDRKVSSDTLQIKYSQGTPASDFFKAVFQRTYINALRQRETGHLEGKERPQTRIPDEEAEYLYIFSTNLPYVYEIECETQVEKFYKDENPDADMKTRVTQAKSSFEQENNLLTEEEINQFRILRFKDFASRIEKPKQIARAINVYYSSAKLKEDIKQHYDYTCQICSTQIKKTGWTSHLPRIQAFRFLDADAHHVKPLSAGGPDSPFNILCLCPNCHRRLHTGQFDIVFDWSSPLCLDVFDKTKYRINFREGHKLVNY; encoded by the coding sequence TTGAAAAAGAGAGTTGATTGGTCGCTTTTGGAATATGGGATAACTATACCTATTGAATGTCACCAGAACTTTTTCATTGCCAACGGAGAATATTTACCCCGAGGGCATTCACGGGAAATTGACCTGGTTTGGAATGGTCAAGTGATAAAAACACGATTAAATAATGTCGATCGGAAAGTTTCAAGTGATACTTTGCAGATTAAATACAGCCAAGGGACACCAGCTTCTGATTTTTTTAAAGCAGTTTTTCAAAGAACCTACATAAATGCTTTGAGGCAACGAGAAACTGGACATTTGGAAGGCAAAGAAAGGCCGCAAACCAGAATACCGGATGAGGAAGCAGAGTACTTGTATATTTTTTCTACAAATTTGCCCTATGTTTATGAGATTGAATGTGAAACACAGGTTGAAAAATTTTATAAAGATGAGAATCCGGACGCGGACATGAAAACCAGAGTAACCCAAGCCAAATCCAGTTTTGAACAAGAAAATAACCTACTTACTGAGGAAGAGATTAATCAGTTTAGAATATTACGTTTTAAAGATTTTGCAAGCAGAATTGAAAAGCCCAAGCAGATTGCTAGGGCGATAAACGTTTATTACAGTAGCGCCAAGCTTAAGGAAGATATAAAACAACATTACGATTACACCTGCCAGATATGCTCAACACAAATCAAAAAAACCGGGTGGACAAGCCACTTACCAAGAATTCAGGCTTTTCGATTTTTGGATGCTGATGCTCATCATGTCAAGCCCCTTAGCGCCGGAGGCCCCGACAGTCCTTTTAATATTTTATGTTTATGCCCCAATTGTCATCGCCGCTTACATACTGGCCAATTTGATATAGTTTTCGATTGGAGTTCGCCGCTGTGCCTGGACGTATTTGATAAAACAAAATATAGAATTAATTTTCGGGAAGGGCATAAGCTGGTAAATTATTAG
- a CDS encoding HIT family protein yields MTCPFCNRTDQILQNSLAFAIFDKYPVNQGHLLIVPKRHFSNYFDATSEEVQFLWALVEESKSYLDTNFQPDGYNIGINVGTAAGQTVMHLHIHLIPRYRGDIDNPTGGVRGVIPHKRVYTVEGGS; encoded by the coding sequence ATTACCTGCCCGTTTTGTAACCGAACCGACCAAATCCTGCAAAACAGCCTGGCCTTTGCCATATTTGACAAATACCCCGTCAACCAAGGCCATCTCCTGATCGTCCCCAAAAGACATTTTAGCAATTACTTTGATGCCACTTCCGAAGAAGTACAGTTTCTCTGGGCCCTGGTAGAGGAAAGCAAGTCTTACCTAGACACAAATTTTCAGCCCGACGGATACAATATAGGCATCAATGTAGGTACTGCAGCAGGGCAGACAGTCATGCACCTGCATATTCATCTGATTCCCAGGTATAGAGGAGATATTGATAACCCGACCGGTGGGGTGCGTGGTGTAATACCGCATAAAAGAGTATATACCGTTGAGGGAGGGTCCTGA